Below is a genomic region from Microbacterium esteraromaticum.
TCGAACGTGCCGTAGGCCTTCCAGTCCTCCGACCAGTTCTCGTCGACGGCCTTCGAGACGCTCTCCGGTGCCTCGACGACCTTCCCGGTCTCGACGAGCGTCTTGAGCAGACCCGGCTGCGGCACGACGGCGATGTCGGGGGCGTCGCCACCGGTCACCTTGGTGACGATGTTGCCCTCGAAGCTCTTGTCGCCGGTGTACTCGACCTTGATGCCGGTCTCCTTCTCGAAGGCGGCGAAGCTCTCGTTGAGGTCGTCTGCCTCCGTGCCGGTGATGCCACCGGAGATGCGCACGGTCGCGCCCTTCACATCGCCATCACCACCTCCCTCTCCGGGGGTGGCCTCCGCGCAACCGGTCAGGGCGATTGCTGTCGCTCCGACCAGGGCGAGGGGAGCAAGCAGGCGGTATCGCTGTGACAGAGCCATGTGTTTTCTCCTCTTCCAGGGTGTTCCGGACCTCTTTCGGCGGAGAATTCCGCAACGTTGAGGAACCGATTCCAGGACAACCTACTTGCCCCGGGCGCCCCGGCACAATGCCACGCGGAGACAATCACACAACCGTTGTGCAGCCGTGACCCCGCGTGTGGGAGCGCTCCCACAGCCTAACCTGTGGAACCGGTTCCCTTCCACGCTCGATCTCGATACGCTGACCAGGCCCACCCCCGGAGGAACCCCATGAGCACGATCGCCGACGTCGCCGCACGAGCCGGCGTCTCCAAGGCCACGGCGAGCCGTGCGCTCAGCGGCGGCGGATACGTGTCGAACGAGACCAGGGAGAGAGTGCGCGCGGCCGCTCGCGAACTGCACTACGTCGCCCACTCCTCCGCCACGAGCCTCGCCACCGGCCGATCGCTTTCGGTGGGCGTGATCATTCCGGCACTCGATCGCTGGTTCTTCGCCGAGCTGCTCGCGGGCATCCAGCAGGGCCTGCTCGATGCCGGGCAGGATCTCGTCCTCTATGGCACCCAGGAGGGGTCGGACGAGCGGGCGCGGCTCTTCTCGGACGTGCTGCCCCGCCGACGCCTGGACGGGATCATCGCTGTCGGCATCCAGCCCAGCACCCATGAGCTGGAGACGCTCATGCAGGTCGGGTCGCCGCTCGTGAGCATCGGCGCCTACCGCGAGGACAACAGCGCCGTGTCGATCGACGACGAGGCGGCGGCTCGCATCGCGACCGAGCATCTGATCGACCTCGGGCACCGCGACATCGCCTTCCTCGGCGGGCGCGAGGATGCCGCGACGCATGCATACGGCGACGAGCAGCGCCTGCGCGGCTACCGCGCCGCGATGACGACGGCATCGCTGCACGCCGAGATCCGTCATGCGGTCGGGGAGTCGACGACGCCAGGCGGCTACGAGGCCGGCGTGCGGATGCTCGGCGACAGGCAGAACAGGCCGACAGCTTTCGTCGCCGTCTGCGACGAGGCCGCGATCGGCGGCATCATCGCCGCCAGACGGCTCGGCCTGTCTGTGCCGGCCGAGCTCAGCGTCGTCGGGATCGACGATCATGCACACGCCGAGATGTTCGCGCTGACGACCGTGCGCCAGCAGCCGAGGATGCAGGGGCTGGCCGCGGTCGAGCTGCTGCGCCGGCGGATGGATGCCCCTGACGCACCTGCTGAGCATCAGGCGCTGGCATCGGAGCTGGTCGTGCGCGCGTCGACCGCGGTGCCGCGCGCATAGCGCCCTGAATCGAGACCGGCCCCGTGAACGGCAGAAGGCCCCCGGTCGGAACCGGGGGCCTTCTGTAGGCGGTGACGCGTGATTACTTGAGGGTGACCGTGGCGCCGGCGGCCTCCAGGGCCTCCTTCGCCTTGTCTGCGGTCTCCTTGTTGGCGCCCTCGAGGACGGCCTTCGGAGCACCGTCGACGACGGCCTTGGCCTCGCCGAGGCCCAGCGAGGTGAGCTCGCGGACGGTCTTGATGACCTGGATCTTCTTGTCGCCGGCAGCCTCGAGGATGACGTCGAACGAGTCCTTCTCCTCCTCGGCAGCGGCCTCGCCAGCGCCACCGGCAGCGCCGGCAACGGCGACGGGGGCGGCAGCGGTGACGTCGAACTTCTCCTCGAACGCCTTCACGAACTCGCTGAGCTCGACAAGGGTGAGACCAGCAAACTGCTCCAGCAGCTCCTCAGTGGTGAGCTTCGCCATGATGTTTTCTCCTAATGAATGGGGTTTGTGTGAGGAAATCGCCGGACGCTCACGCGGCCTCTGCGGTCTCCAGCTTTTCGCGAAGCGCGTCGATGGTGGCCGCAGCCTTGCCCATCGTCGCCTTCATCATGCCCGCTGCCTTCGCCAGCAGAACCTCACGGCTCTCGAGCGAGGCGTACTTGTTGACCTCGTCGGCGTCGAGGGTCTTGCCCTCGAAGACGCCGCCCTTGATCACGAGAAGCGGGTTGGCCTTGGCGAAGTCACGAAGAGCCTTGGCAGTGGCGACGAAGTCACCGTGCACGAACGCCACAGCCGACGGGCCCTTGAAGCCGTCGTCAAGCGTCGTGATCCCCGCGTTGTTCGCGGCGATCTTGGTCAGCGTGTTCTTCACCACGGCGTACTCCGCGTCCTGACGGATAGCCGTGCGCAGCTCCTTGAGCTGGGCAACCGTCAGACCGCGGTACTCGGTCAGCAGGACGGCGTTCGAGTTCTCGAAAGACTTCGTGAGCTCGGCAACCGTTGCATCCTTCTGCGCCATGGTCACTCCTTACGTGTACGGACGCCACGCGGATGCGGGACGTCGACCTCGACCACCCACCACATGAGAGAAGCTCCGGCGCAAGCGCACGGAGCTTCAAAAGAATTCGCACACCTGCGCGGGCCCCTGCTGAGCAGTGCTTCGATCGCCTCGCGCTTGCGCGCACGACGATGACCGGCGGTCTTCGGTTACCGATACTCTACGGCATCCCGCTCCCCCACCCAAATCCCCGCCCTGTGCACCACCGGCGTCGACTCCGTCCTTGCCCCTGTTGAGCTACCTCGCCCCCGTTGGTTCACGTAAGTGAGCAGGGGCGGGGTAGCTGAACGGGGGCGAGGACGACAAGCGATCACCCGGGTGGGCGGATGCCGAACGATGCCAGCTTCGCGCCGAGAGCCGACGCGCTCGTAATGTCCTCCGAGCCCCAGCGGACGATGCGCCATCCGGTGACGCCCCGGATGTCGTCTTCACGCCGCTTCTCGGCGATGACGACCTCGTCGGCGCTTCTTCGCCCTCGAATGCTGTCGTCGAGGTACTTGCCCTGACCGTCGAACTCTCCGAAACACCGTGACCGTCGAAACCCGAAATCGAGCCAGTAGTTCTGTCCGGCCGAGCCCACGACGTGCACCTGGAGCGCAGGGGCGCTGAAGCCGAGGCTCAGCAGATGCAGCCGACTCACGCTCTCGCCCGGCAACTGCGCACGTCCGTCCGCGACGCTCAGGATCTCCCTCGCACCCCTGATACCGGGACGGCGGGGACGCTCGGCACGCGCCAACATCTGCTCCTTCCAGTCCCGGGTGATGTCTGCGTCCTGTACCTGCCCTGACACCGCGACGCTTCGCAGAGCGGCGTCCGCGGCCGACAGCGCAACGGTCGCCGCGCTCGTGCACGCGAGATCGAGCACCGTGCGCTCGAGCGAGGTGCAGCGGATTCCGTCGCGTTCGACGATGTCAACGGCGTCGATCGGCACACGATGCCACATCACTCCGGCGGCCGTCCTTCCGTGACGCGCGGTCATGATCGCCGCATGCACGCGCTTCGGCGCGAGCCTGTACAGAGGCAGGCCATGCAGCACCGCAGCCGAAGCACCCCAGAAGACCGGCCCGGGCGCCGCGGAGTTGAGCTGGGTCGCCACCACCTCCACGAGGTGGCGGCCTTCATTCCACAGGGATGCCCATGCGTCACCCTCCACGTATCGGTTGTTGCGCACTCGGCGGAGCACGCCGTCGGTCACCAGGTGCTCGATCTCGCGCTCGGAATGGCCGCGAGAGCGGAGCTCCGCTCGAGTGGTGATGAGAGCGCGAGCTCCTGCGATGTCGATGCTCTTCGGCATCCACCGATCCTGGTCGCTCGCCGCATCCGCCCTCGGTCTGCCCACAGCCGTACCGCGATCTGGCACCGAATCCGCGATTGTGGAGGACGACTGAACGCAAGCCACTCGCTCCCGCCCCCGCTGACCTACTTCGCCCCCGTTCGCTTACGCAGCTGAGCAGGGGCGGGGTAGCCGAACCGGGGCGAAGACGAAGGGGGGTGCCCCGGGGTGCCGGGGCGCGGCGTGTGAGCGGGGGACGCGCGGGGGCGGGAGTTAGGCTTCTGAGGTGACTCCCGAACTCCACGCTCGCATCCTCGCGGACTCCCGCGATCGGGTCGCCTGGCTTCGGGCACGGGCACGCGGGATCACGGCGACCGACGTCGCTGGGCTGTCCGGCGAGGCCTCGATCGCACGCGCGGCGGATGCCAAGCTCGGAGCCGGTCCGCGGTTCGGCGGCAACGCCTACACCGATCACGGTCGCCGTCGCGAGCCGGAGATCGCAGCCTGGGTCGCTGCGACGCACGGCATCCTGCCGTCGTCAGCGCTGTTCCACGCCGAGGTCGAGAAGCGCCACCTTGCTACTCCCGACGGGATCTGCGTCGACGGCGAGGGCCGCGTGCTGCTCGCCGAGATCAAGACCACCAACAAGTCGTGGCGCACGATTCCGCGCACGTACCTGCGGCAGGTGTGGTGGCAGCAGCACGTGCTCGGCGCCGAGCGCACGCTGTTCGTCTGGGAAGAGCATGACGACTTCAATCCCATCCACGACGAGCCCCGCTCGGTGTGGATCGACCGCGACGAGAAGGAGATCGACCAGCTGGTCGGTCTCGCGACCCGCCTGATCGACGAGCTCTACCGCCGGACCACGGGTCAGACGCCTCCCTCGCGCGCGCCTCTCGCGCCGAGCCGCCGCAACGCGCTGCGTGAACGCGACATGTTCCGCGCCCTCGCACTCTCGGAGTGACCAGGAGCCCGGCACCGACCGAGCACCCCAGGGCGAGCACCCGTCACACCGGGGCGAGCACCCGCGCCGCCTCTGCCGCGACCTCGGCCGCGATCTCGTCGAGCAGCCGTGAACGCAGGTTCCACTGCTGCCAGTGCAGACCCACGCGCAGCGTCGGCCCGCCGAGGGGCACGAGCACACCCGCATCCTGCAGCACGGGCACCATCCCCCAGCCGAGCCCGAGCTCGACGGCGCGTGCGTAGTCATGCGAGGCGGGCACGTAGTGACGAGGCACCCCTTCGGGGCTGACGCCGTTCGCGCGCAGCCACTCATGCTGCAGCGTGTCGCGGCGATCGAAGTCGACGAAGGGTGCAAGGGCGAGCGCATCGGGGGTGACGCCGCGGCCGAACCAGCGGTCGGCGAAGCCACGCTCGGCCATCGCACGGTATTCCAGCACGCCGAGCGGGGAGGACGAGCATCCGGCCACCGGCGTCTCCTCACTCGTCACCGCCGCCATCACCGTGCCCGACTCGAGCAGCCGGGCGGTGAAGTTCTGGTCGTCGCGGTGCAGGTCGAAGTCGATCGCCCGCTCAGCCGACATCCGCGCCAGCGGCTGCAGGAACCAGGTCGCCATCGAGTCGGCGTTGACCGCAAGCGGGATGCTGATGCGCGCCCCCTCTTCATCCAGCCCGAGGCTGCCCAGCGCGTCGTGTTCGAGCAGGGCGATCTGTCGGGCCAGCCTGACGACCGCCTCGCCCGCCGCGGTGAGACGCACCGGCTTGGTGCGCACGACGAGCACTCGACCCAGCTGCTGCTCGAGCAGCTTGAGGCGCTGACTCACCGCAGACGGGGTGATCCGCAGGCGCCGGGAACCCGCCTCGAGGGTGCCCTCGTCGGCGACGGCCGCCACGGTGGCGGCGAGCTCAGGATCGATCCGCATCATAAGCAATGCTAATGGTTCAGAAGAGATCATCGCTGGTGCTCATCATCACGACGGACATAGCGTGATCTGCATGCTCACCCTTCTCGCCGGTCTCGGCCTCGGCCTCTCGCTCATCGTCGCCATCGGAGCTCAGAACGTGTTCGTGCTCCGCCAGGGCATCAGACGCGAGCACGTGCTCTGGGTCGTCATCATCTGCGCCGTCTCGGACGCGCTGCTGATCGTCGCCGGCGTGGCAGGGCTCGGTTACCTGGTATCGGCCGCCCCCTGGCTCGTCACCGTGGCTCGCTGGGCCGGTGCCGCCTTCCTGTTCGTCTACGCCGTGATGGCCGCGCGCCGCGCCTGGCGGGGCGGCGAGGCACTCAGCGTCGAGACGACGGATGCCTCTGACGCGACGTCATCGACCGGAGCGGGCACCGCGACGCTCACCCGAGCCGGCACGCGACTCGCGCCCGTGATCCTGACGACGCTCGCGCTCACCTGGCTCAACCCGCACGTGTATCTCGACACCGTGCTCATGCTGGGCTCGATCGCCGCCACTCACGGCGAGAACCGCTGGCTGTTCGCCGCGGGAGCCATCGTCGCGAGCATCGTATGGTTCACCGCGCTCGGATTCGGTGCCCGCTACGTGGGCCGCTGGCTGCGCACCGAGCGTTCGTGGCGTGTGCTCGACGCCGTCATCGCGCTGGTCATGCTCACCCTCGCCGTGTCGCTCGTGCTGCCAGTGATGGCCGGCTGACCGGCTCCGCCGCGCGGCTGGCCGGCCGACCCGGCTCCGCCGCGGAGAGACCGCCCCGCGCCGCCGGCGGGACGCAGAAGGCCCCCGCCGGCGAACCGGCGGGGGCCTTGATGCAGTCGGTCAGTCTCAGATGGCGTTGACGTCCAGCGGGATGCCGGGGCCGAACGTGGTCGACACGGCGCCCTTCTGGATGTAGCGGCCCTTCGAGCTCGACGGCTTGAGGCGGACGATCTCTTCGAGAGCGGCGCCGATGTTCTCGTTCAGCTGCTCAGCGGTGAACGAGGCCTTGCCGACGATGAAGTGCACGTTGGCGTGCTTGTCGACGCGGAACTCGATCTTTCCGCCCTTGATCTCCTCGACGGCCTTGGCCGGGTTGGGGGTCACGGTGCCGGTCTTGGGGTTGGGCATGAGGCCACGGGGGCCGAGCACCTTGCCCAGACGACCGACCTGGCCCATGAGCTCGGGGGTCGAGACGGCTGCGTCGAAGTCGGTCCAGCCGCCGGCGACCTTCTCGATGAGCTCGGCGCCGCCGACCTCGTCTGCGCCTGCGGCGATGGCGGCCTCAGCGGCGGCACCGTTCGCGAACACGATGACGCGAGCGGTCTTGCCCGTGCCGTGCGGCAGCATGACGGTGCCGCGCACCATCTGGTCAGCCTTGCGGGGGTCGACCGAGAGCTTGAGCGCGACCTCGACGGTCGAGTCGAACTTCGCCGAACCGGTCTCCTTCGCGAGGGCGACGGCCTCGGTCGGGGTGTAGAAGCGGTCTGCCTCGATCTTGGCGAGGGCAGCCTGGTATGCCTTGGACTTGGTAGCCATTGTTATCTCCCTCAGCCCTCGACCGTGATGCCCATCGAGCGCGCGGTGCCCTCGATGATCTTCGATGCGGCGTCGATGTCGTTCGCGTTCAGGTCAGCCTGCTTGGTCTCGGCGATCTGACGGACCTGGTCCTTGGTGATCTTGCCGACCTTGACGGTGTGCGGGGTGGCCGAGGCCTTCGCGACACCGGCGGCCTTCTTGATCAGCTCGGCTGCCGGCGGGGTCTTCAGGATGAACGTGAAGCTGCGGTCCTCGTAGACGGTGATCTCCACGGGGATGACGTTGCCGCGCTGCGACTCGGTCGCGGCGTTGTACGCCTTGCAGAACTCCATGATGTTGACGCCGTGCTGACCGAGCGCGGGGCCGATCGGCGGCGCCGGGTTGGCTGCACCGGCGTTGATCTGAAGCTTGATCAGGCCGGTCACCTTCTTCTTAGGTGCCATTCTCTTTCCTTTCATCGAGCGGATGCCCAGGGCATCCCTCTCCCGCCTCCCCGGCATCTCCGGGGCGCGGTGGTGTCTGCGCTCGCGCGCAAACCACAACAGTCTACCGCATGCAGAACGCCCCGCCGGACGGAGCCGGCGGGGCGCTGTGCTGACGCTGAGCGTCAGATCATCTTGGTGACCTGCTCGAACGACAGCTCGACCGGGGTCTCGCGCTCGAAGAGCGAGACGAGCACGGTGAGCTTGCCGCTGGCGGCGTTGATCTCGCTGATCGTTCCGGGCAGCCCCGCGAACGAGCCCTCCTTGATCGTGATGGTCTCGCCGACCTCGAAGTCGACCTCGGCGGCCATGGGGCGCGCCACGGCGACCCCGCCCTTGGCGGCGATGGACTTCGCGGTCGGGACGTCCTTCACCTCGACGAGCGACTTGAGCATGTTGAACGCCTCTTCGAAGCGCAGCGGCGTCGGGTTGTGGGCGTTGCCGACGAAGCCGGTGACACCGGGAGTGTGGCGAACGACCGACCAGGTGTCCTCGTTGAGCTCCATGCGCACCAGCACGTAGCCGGGGATGCGCACGCGGTTGACCATCTTGCGCTGGCCGTTCTTGATCTCGACGACGTCCTCCATCGGGACCTCGATCTGGTAGATGTCGTCCTCGACCTCGAGCGTCGACTTGCGCTGCTCGATGTTGGCCTTCACCTTGCGCTCGAAGCCGGCGTAGGAGTGGATGACGTACCACTTGCCCGGCAGCATGCGCAGGTCTGCGCGGAACGCCTCGTACGGGTCCTCCTCGGCGGCGGACTCGTCGTCGGCGGAGTCGCCGACCTCGGGGCCGTCGTACGGGGCGACCTCGTCGGCCGCGGCCGCCTCGGCCTCGGCGGACTCCTCCGCCACAGCGTCGTTGAGGACCTCGGCGGCTGCTTCCGTCTCAGCCGCTTCGTCCAGGTTCAGAGCGTCGTTCACGATCGCGTCCGCCTCCGGGTCTTCGATTTCGATGTCATCGGTGTCGTCGTAGTCCACGCCGATCTCGCCGTCGCCCTCGATGTGCAGGGCGTTGTGCTCGGCGGCCGTGGAGGACTGCTCCTGCTCGGCGAGCACGTTGCCCTCCTGGGCCTCGTCCTCTTCGCTGGACTGCTCTGCAGCGGTCGCCCAGTCGGCGTCGTCGGAATACTTGTCAGACACTTTGCTTCTTTCCAATAGCTGCGACTGCCCGGCGTACGGGCGGTCGAAGTGGGTGCATCAGCTCAGCGGGACTCCGAACACGTAGTGCGCCCCGGTTCCGA
It encodes:
- a CDS encoding LacI family DNA-binding transcriptional regulator, producing MSTIADVAARAGVSKATASRALSGGGYVSNETRERVRAAARELHYVAHSSATSLATGRSLSVGVIIPALDRWFFAELLAGIQQGLLDAGQDLVLYGTQEGSDERARLFSDVLPRRRLDGIIAVGIQPSTHELETLMQVGSPLVSIGAYREDNSAVSIDDEAAARIATEHLIDLGHRDIAFLGGREDAATHAYGDEQRLRGYRAAMTTASLHAEIRHAVGESTTPGGYEAGVRMLGDRQNRPTAFVAVCDEAAIGGIIAARRLGLSVPAELSVVGIDDHAHAEMFALTTVRQQPRMQGLAAVELLRRRMDAPDAPAEHQALASELVVRASTAVPRA
- the rplK gene encoding 50S ribosomal protein L11 produces the protein MAPKKKVTGLIKLQINAGAANPAPPIGPALGQHGVNIMEFCKAYNAATESQRGNVIPVEITVYEDRSFTFILKTPPAAELIKKAAGVAKASATPHTVKVGKITKDQVRQIAETKQADLNANDIDAASKIIEGTARSMGITVEG
- a CDS encoding LysE/ArgO family amino acid transporter; protein product: MLTLLAGLGLGLSLIVAIGAQNVFVLRQGIRREHVLWVVIICAVSDALLIVAGVAGLGYLVSAAPWLVTVARWAGAAFLFVYAVMAARRAWRGGEALSVETTDASDATSSTGAGTATLTRAGTRLAPVILTTLALTWLNPHVYLDTVLMLGSIAATHGENRWLFAAGAIVASIVWFTALGFGARYVGRWLRTERSWRVLDAVIALVMLTLAVSLVLPVMAG
- the rplL gene encoding 50S ribosomal protein L7/L12 produces the protein MAKLTTEELLEQFAGLTLVELSEFVKAFEEKFDVTAAAPVAVAGAAGGAGEAAAEEEKDSFDVILEAAGDKKIQVIKTVRELTSLGLGEAKAVVDGAPKAVLEGANKETADKAKEALEAAGATVTLK
- the rplA gene encoding 50S ribosomal protein L1, translated to MATKSKAYQAALAKIEADRFYTPTEAVALAKETGSAKFDSTVEVALKLSVDPRKADQMVRGTVMLPHGTGKTARVIVFANGAAAEAAIAAGADEVGGAELIEKVAGGWTDFDAAVSTPELMGQVGRLGKVLGPRGLMPNPKTGTVTPNPAKAVEEIKGGKIEFRVDKHANVHFIVGKASFTAEQLNENIGAALEEIVRLKPSSSKGRYIQKGAVSTTFGPGIPLDVNAI
- the nusG gene encoding transcription termination/antitermination protein NusG, translating into MSDKYSDDADWATAAEQSSEEDEAQEGNVLAEQEQSSTAAEHNALHIEGDGEIGVDYDDTDDIEIEDPEADAIVNDALNLDEAAETEAAAEVLNDAVAEESAEAEAAAADEVAPYDGPEVGDSADDESAAEEDPYEAFRADLRMLPGKWYVIHSYAGFERKVKANIEQRKSTLEVEDDIYQIEVPMEDVVEIKNGQRKMVNRVRIPGYVLVRMELNEDTWSVVRHTPGVTGFVGNAHNPTPLRFEEAFNMLKSLVEVKDVPTAKSIAAKGGVAVARPMAAEVDFEVGETITIKEGSFAGLPGTISEINAASGKLTVLVSLFERETPVELSFEQVTKMI
- the rplJ gene encoding 50S ribosomal protein L10 translates to MAQKDATVAELTKSFENSNAVLLTEYRGLTVAQLKELRTAIRQDAEYAVVKNTLTKIAANNAGITTLDDGFKGPSAVAFVHGDFVATAKALRDFAKANPLLVIKGGVFEGKTLDADEVNKYASLESREVLLAKAAGMMKATMGKAAATIDALREKLETAEAA
- a CDS encoding YqaJ viral recombinase family protein, with amino-acid sequence MTPELHARILADSRDRVAWLRARARGITATDVAGLSGEASIARAADAKLGAGPRFGGNAYTDHGRRREPEIAAWVAATHGILPSSALFHAEVEKRHLATPDGICVDGEGRVLLAEIKTTNKSWRTIPRTYLRQVWWQQHVLGAERTLFVWEEHDDFNPIHDEPRSVWIDRDEKEIDQLVGLATRLIDELYRRTTGQTPPSRAPLAPSRRNALRERDMFRALALSE
- a CDS encoding LysR family transcriptional regulator ArgP, whose amino-acid sequence is MRIDPELAATVAAVADEGTLEAGSRRLRITPSAVSQRLKLLEQQLGRVLVVRTKPVRLTAAGEAVVRLARQIALLEHDALGSLGLDEEGARISIPLAVNADSMATWFLQPLARMSAERAIDFDLHRDDQNFTARLLESGTVMAAVTSEETPVAGCSSSPLGVLEYRAMAERGFADRWFGRGVTPDALALAPFVDFDRRDTLQHEWLRANGVSPEGVPRHYVPASHDYARAVELGLGWGMVPVLQDAGVLVPLGGPTLRVGLHWQQWNLRSRLLDEIAAEVAAEAARVLAPV